The Salinicoccus roseus DNA segment CAGATCTGATGCTGGACATGTCTACCAACTCTCTTCTTGGAGTTACTGTCGGTACAGTACTTACGGTCATAGTCCAAAGCTCGAGTGCTACCATCGGTATCCTCCAGAGTCTTTATAGTAATGGACTGCTCGACCTTAGCGCCGGTTTGCCATTACTGCTCGGGGATAATATAGGAACAACAATTACTGCTGTCCTTGCAGCGCTTGTAGGCTCCATCGCAGCCAAGAGGGCAGCTGCCGTCCATGTCATCTTTAACGTAATCGGTGCAACGATTTTCATGATCATCATGCCGTTGTTCGTAAATCTCATTTCATATCTGCAGTCTGCAATGGATCTCAACCCGGAAATGACGATTGCTTTTGCACATGGTTTCTTTAATATCACAAATACACTTATCCACTTGCCGTTCATTGCCGCTCTTGCATGGATTGTAACCCGTATAGTCCCAGGAAGAGACTTCTCCGAGGACTATAAGCCAAACCATCTGGATCCTCATCTTCTTAAGCGCTCGCCTGGCCTTGCCCTGCAGGGTGCGCAAAAAGAAGTGAAGAACCTTGGCAACCTTACACTGAGCATTCTGGATGATACGAAAGAGTACAGCGAAACGAACAACCCTAAACTATATAAACAGATCAAGGAAAAAGTGAATGTCGTCGATACGCTTCAGGATAGCCTGCGGTCATATATCATCGACGCATCAAAGTATGATATTTCTCCGGAAGATGCAGAAAGACAGTCAACCTTGCTTGAAGTGACGCGCATCTTCTATAAAGTCAGTGGGCAGATCAATGAATATGCAGATTTGTTCAATAAGAAACATCGTGAAAACATCGAGCTTTCAGAACCCGCCCAGGAAGGCCTGGAAGACCTGTTCAATCATGTATACAAGTCCTTCAGGAAATCGATAGAATCTCTCGATATATACAACCCTCAAGATCTGGAGGAAGTCATCAGACTCAGCCAGAAGTCATACAAGATCGAGAACAAATTAAGGAAACAGCATGTCAAACGTCTGAATAAAGGCATCTGCTCCACAGATGGCGGCCTGCTTTACGTAGACCTCATCAGCACACTCGAGCGTATCGGCTATAACGCAAGAAACATTTCCGAAACGAACTTGAGCGATGAAGTCGATGACCTCGCTGAAGACTTTACAATCTATGAATAACCAATAAAAAACTGGACCAGATGACTGGTCCAGTTTTTTATACTTTCCCTTTCAATAATGCATACCAGTACATGATCGGCAGCATGTTTTTCTTGAACTGATAGAAAAACCATTTATCATCTGTCTGGTTGAGGAATGTCGATTCCTTTGGAATATTATCATAACCGAATTCCGCCAGTATCAGGTGACCATATTCTGTAGCTATCGGACAGGCTGTCTTTCCATCATATTCGTGAGATGGTTCCTTATCATCCATACGCTCCAGAAGGTTTTTGACGAGGATTGGCAT contains these protein-coding regions:
- a CDS encoding Na/Pi cotransporter family protein, whose amino-acid sequence is MELSPMEVIFLFLGGLGIFLYGIKQMGDGLQASAGDRLREILNRMTSNPIKGIIAGIVVTILLQTSTGTTVLTIGLVSAGFMTLRQSIGVIMGANIGTTVTAFIIGLKIGDYALPILALGAFLIFFLKNSPKSYNIGRILFGFGALFYGLDLMGQGMKPLADYQWFTDLMLDMSTNSLLGVTVGTVLTVIVQSSSATIGILQSLYSNGLLDLSAGLPLLLGDNIGTTITAVLAALVGSIAAKRAAAVHVIFNVIGATIFMIIMPLFVNLISYLQSAMDLNPEMTIAFAHGFFNITNTLIHLPFIAALAWIVTRIVPGRDFSEDYKPNHLDPHLLKRSPGLALQGAQKEVKNLGNLTLSILDDTKEYSETNNPKLYKQIKEKVNVVDTLQDSLRSYIIDASKYDISPEDAERQSTLLEVTRIFYKVSGQINEYADLFNKKHRENIELSEPAQEGLEDLFNHVYKSFRKSIESLDIYNPQDLEEVIRLSQKSYKIENKLRKQHVKRLNKGICSTDGGLLYVDLISTLERIGYNARNISETNLSDEVDDLAEDFTIYE